From Macrobrachium rosenbergii isolate ZJJX-2024 chromosome 55, ASM4041242v1, whole genome shotgun sequence, a single genomic window includes:
- the LOC136835616 gene encoding F-box/LRR-repeat protein 15-like isoform X1: MEGGEKKKESLQLTDLPWDDVIFRHIFPRLSAMDLCRLRSVCQGFRELHIHYMASCTNLDLSKCKMTNEVFQKLTVPCKCLRWISVANCGWIVDDSLVQLFLNNRNLLSVNLNGCEGLNGAALQSAVVNCKKLTSLSLADSPWLTRGGWQVITLHLSRLQKIDARGCWDVDDETFKNFFMKFPGLKEVRLARVEAVSDNTLYFVAHGCPELEVLDVSHCWRVSENGIKQVIEYCKRLRVLNVEGCRDISETYLCSLQIKRIKVIPHHNVCEIAKKRRRVNHLGINIQI, encoded by the exons tggaaggaggagagaaaaaaaaggaatcattGCAGCTTACTGATTTGCCCTGGGATGATGTTATTTTCCGACATATATTTCCAAGATTATCTGCTATGGACCTCTGTCGTTTACGGAGTGTTTGTCAAGGATTTCGTGAACTTCACATCCACTACATGGCGTCATGTACTAATTTAGATTTGTCAAAatgtaaaatgacaaatgaaGTGTTCCAAAAG CTGACTGTGCCGTGTAAGTGCTTGCGTTGGATATCTGTCGCCAACTGTGGTTGGATAGTGGATGATTCTTTAGTTCAGCTCTTCCTTAACAACCGTAATCTTCTCTCAGTGAATCTCAATGGCTGTGAAGGTCTCAATGGAGCAGCTTTGCAG AGTGCTGTTGTGAACTGCAAGAAACTCACCAGCCTCTCTCTTGCGGACTCACCTTGGCTAACAAGAGGTGGATGGCAGGTCATCACGTTGCATCTG tcaAGACTACAAAAAATTGATGCAAGAGGCTGTTGGGATGTTGATGATGAAACCTTCAAGAATTTCTTCATGAAGTTCCCAGGACTGAAGGAAGTTAGATTGGCCAGAGTAGAGGCAGTTTCAGATAATACACTATATTTCGTAGCTCATGGCTGCCCCGAGCTGGAAGTTCTGGATGTGTCACACTGTTGGCGTGTTAGTGAAAATGGTATTAAACAG GTCATTGAGTACTGTAAAAGGCTGAGAGTACTTAATGTGGAAGGTTGCAGAGACATATCTGAAACTTATCTGTGCAGTTTGCAGATCAAAAGAATAAAAGTCATCCCACACCACAATGTCTGTGAAATTGCCAAGAAAAGAAGACGGGTCAACCACCTAGGCATCAACATTCAAATCTag
- the LOC136835616 gene encoding F-box/LRR-repeat protein 15-like isoform X2 → MDLCRLRSVCQGFRELHIHYMASCTNLDLSKCKMTNEVFQKLTVPCKCLRWISVANCGWIVDDSLVQLFLNNRNLLSVNLNGCEGLNGAALQSAVVNCKKLTSLSLADSPWLTRGGWQVITLHLSRLQKIDARGCWDVDDETFKNFFMKFPGLKEVRLARVEAVSDNTLYFVAHGCPELEVLDVSHCWRVSENGIKQVIEYCKRLRVLNVEGCRDISETYLCSLQIKRIKVIPHHNVCEIAKKRRRVNHLGINIQI, encoded by the exons ATGGACCTCTGTCGTTTACGGAGTGTTTGTCAAGGATTTCGTGAACTTCACATCCACTACATGGCGTCATGTACTAATTTAGATTTGTCAAAatgtaaaatgacaaatgaaGTGTTCCAAAAG CTGACTGTGCCGTGTAAGTGCTTGCGTTGGATATCTGTCGCCAACTGTGGTTGGATAGTGGATGATTCTTTAGTTCAGCTCTTCCTTAACAACCGTAATCTTCTCTCAGTGAATCTCAATGGCTGTGAAGGTCTCAATGGAGCAGCTTTGCAG AGTGCTGTTGTGAACTGCAAGAAACTCACCAGCCTCTCTCTTGCGGACTCACCTTGGCTAACAAGAGGTGGATGGCAGGTCATCACGTTGCATCTG tcaAGACTACAAAAAATTGATGCAAGAGGCTGTTGGGATGTTGATGATGAAACCTTCAAGAATTTCTTCATGAAGTTCCCAGGACTGAAGGAAGTTAGATTGGCCAGAGTAGAGGCAGTTTCAGATAATACACTATATTTCGTAGCTCATGGCTGCCCCGAGCTGGAAGTTCTGGATGTGTCACACTGTTGGCGTGTTAGTGAAAATGGTATTAAACAG GTCATTGAGTACTGTAAAAGGCTGAGAGTACTTAATGTGGAAGGTTGCAGAGACATATCTGAAACTTATCTGTGCAGTTTGCAGATCAAAAGAATAAAAGTCATCCCACACCACAATGTCTGTGAAATTGCCAAGAAAAGAAGACGGGTCAACCACCTAGGCATCAACATTCAAATCTag
- the LOC136835618 gene encoding coiled-coil-helix-coiled-coil-helix domain-containing protein 7, translated as MFSGVVREPSKTEEERLRFIERTTKLLHDEKNPCTKEHNQSYKCLEDNDYDRNMCGWYFENYKRCKEFWNDIRVQRRRAGIVPNLPPPEEREEIKRQHIEKMRSEADK; from the exons ATGTTCTCAGGGGTTGTTCGTGAGCCTTccaaaacagaagaagaaagactgAGATTTATTGAAAGAACCACCAAACTATTACATGATGAGAAGAATCCATGCACTAAG GAACATAATCAGTCGTATAAGTGTTTAGAAGATAATGACTATGACCGAAACATGTGTGGTtggtattttgaaaattacaaaagGTGTAAGGAATTCTGG AATGATATTAGAGTGCAACGTAGAAGAGCAGGTATAGTACCAAATTTACCTCCACCAGAAGAACGTGAAGAGATTAAGAGACAACATATAGAGAAAATGAGATCTGAAGCTGATAAATAG